From Rhodococcus sp. B7740:
CCCAGGCTTCTTTTATTGCTTTCACTTACTTGACTTCCTTACAACTCGAGTCACCGTAATCGGCTGACCGTTATCGGTTTGCCGTTCTTTTTCTCTTGTTTCGGTCAAGTACCGGTAATCACCATAAACGACATCGGCGCTGGTGGCGAAACTGCCGAGTCGCCTCGAGCCCTGGAACGGACTACAGTTCTGTCGATGCTGCGGACGTGTCCGATCGTGTCACCCGTCGGTTACGGCGGCGCGAGTAGGCCTGTGCGGCAGGCGATTCCATGACGATGCGATTGCAGCCGGGTTCGGAGTTCGCGGGATTTCGGGTGCAGCGCCGCCTCGGTGTCGGGGGCATGAGCGAGGTGTATCTGGTTCTCGGACGCGGCCACGATCGGCTCGAAGCCCTCAAGATCCTGGACCGGGACGCGTCTCGATCGCCGAGGTTGCGCAACAAGTTTCGGATGGAAGCGGCCGTCGCCGCGCAACTGGTGCACCCGAACATCGTGTCGGTGCACGAGCACGGTGAGTTCGAGCACCAATTGTGGATGTCGATGCACTACGTGGACGGCTACAGCGCCGCGCGGCTGGTCGCCCGCGGACAGATCGCTCTCGACGTGTCCCGGGCGGCGCGCATCGTCGCCGAGGTGGCCAAGGGACTCGACTACGCCCACTCGCAGGGCGTCGTGCATCGGGACGTCAAGCCGGCCAACATTCTCGTCTCCACCGAGCGAATCGACGGCTACGAGCAGGTGATGTTGTCCGACTGGGGAATTGCACGCCTACTGGGGGACGCGACTCCGCTCGCTGCGGGTGGGACGGTGATGGCATCCATCCCGTACGCGGCACCGGAACTGCTGCGCGGGGGAGTGCTCAGTGCGCAGACCGACGTCTACGGTCTGGGGGCCACGCTCGTCGAACTGACAACTGGCCGGACGCCGTATCCGCTGGCCACGCCGTTGGCCATCACCGCTGCACACCTCACGGCCGAGCCGCCGTCGGTGACACGGCGTCGACGCTCGTTGCCCCGAGGCCTCGACGCCGTGGTCGCACGCGCGCTGGCGAAGGACCCGGCGGATCGCTTCCGAACCTGCGCCGAGCTCAGCGATGCGGTGGCGGCAGCAGTGAAAGCGGGAGTTCCCGAACCGCCGCCGCGCCGATCGCCGTTCAGCCGATCGCGCTGGCTCAAGTTTTCCTGACCGCGACACGACGAAGGCCCCACACCGAGTCGGTGTGGGGCCTTCGCTCACGGGTTCACTCCTCCGGGTCGACCGGACGGTTCGCCACCACCGGGTACTGACCGGTGTAGCCGAGGCGTTCCTCGGCGACGGCGAGCACCTTGGTGCGCACCAGGAACCAGCCGCCGATCAATGCGGGAATGATGACCACCAGGGTGGCGATGGTCCAGCTGCCGATCGGGGCGTCGAACGCCATCAGCACCAGCACGCCGAACAGGAACACCAGGGTTGCGTAGCTGGTGTACGGCGCACCGAACAACCGGAACTTGGGCCGTTCGAGGATGCCCTTCTTGGACCAGCGGAACAGCTGTATCTGGCACAGCACGATGGTCGCCCAGCTGGCGATGATGCCGAGCGCGGACATGTTCAGCACGATCTCGAAGGCCTCGCCCGGGGCGATCGCGTTGAGGGCGACGCCGAACAGCGTGATGAAGCAGGTGAGCAGGATGCCGCCGAACGGTACGCCGCCCTTGGTCATCTTCTTGGTGAACTCCGGCGCGCTGCCGTTCATCGCCATCGAGCGCAGAATGCGGCCCGTCGAGTACAGCCCGGCGTTCAGGCTCGACAACGCGGCGGTGAGCACCACGATGTTCATGATGGTGCCCGCGCCGCCCAGGCCGATGCTCGAGAAGAACGTCACGAACGGCGACGTCCCGGCCTGGTACGCGGTGTACGGCATCAGCACGGCCAGCAACACCAGCGAGCCGACGTAGAACAGTGCGATACGAGCGATGACCGAGTTGATCGCCCGCGGCATGATCTTCTCCGGGTTCTCGGTCTCACCCGCAGCCGTCCCCACCAATTCCACTGCGGCATAGGCGAACACGACACCCGAGATCACGATCACCAGCGGCCATGCTCCGGACGGGAACAAGCCGCCGTTGTCGGTGATGAGGTTGATACCCGGCACCTCGGTGCCCACCGGAATGCGTCCGGCGAGGAACACGATGCCCACGATGAGGAAGGTCACCAGCGCGACGACCTTGATCATCGCCGCCCAGAATTCCATCTCACCGAACCAGCGGACCGAGACGAGATTGATGGACATGACGATGACGAGGGCGATCAGTGCGATGACCCACTGCGGGATCACCTCGAAGCTGCCCCAGTAGTGCATGTACGTCGCGATGGCCGTGACGTCGACGATGGCCGTCATCGCCCAGTTGAGGAAGTACATCCAGCCCGCGACGAACGCAGCCTTCTCGCCGAAGAACTCGCGCGCGTAGGACACGAAGCTGCCCGACGACGGGCGATGCAGGACCAGCTCGCCGAGTGCACGCAGGATGAAGAAGACGAAGATGCCGCACAGGGCGTAGGCGAGAAACAGGCCGGGGCCGGCACTGGCGAGGCGTCCGCCCGCGCCGAGGAACAGGCCGGTGCCGATTGCGCCGCCGATCGCGATCATCTGCAACTGACGAGGTTTGAGGCCCTTGTGGTAGCCCTCCTCCTCGTGATCCATCGCCGAATTGTCGTACGAGGTGTCGACCGTATCGGACATGTTTCGATCCTTACTGTCGCTTTTGTGGGGGTATGTCCGAATTGAAATGACGTGAAAACTACTGTCCCAGAACGATATTAGCGTTCGGCGTTCGTGCGGAAGATGCCGAATGTTAACAATGGCCACGGATGTGAACAGTGTGTGAAGGGCCCGTGCAATGGTGAGCATCTGCTCGCGGCAGCCGCCGCGCGGTGGCGTCGGGCACGGGGGTGGCGGTGGTTCGCTCCCGGCGGACGACCTTGCACTCGCCATGGTCGAGTGCTAGAAATGCAGTTGGCACTCTCGACACGTGAGTGCCAGGTCGGGACACGGTGAGGCCGGGGAATCAACGACACCCCTGGTCGTCCGTCGCGGGCACCGAGCTCGGCCAGCAATGTGTCACCCCCAATCCGGAGGATCACTTCGCAATGGCCAAGATCATCGCGTTCGACGAAGAGGCACGCCGTGGCCTCGAGCGAGGCCTCAATGCCCTCGCCGACGCAGTAAAGGTGACGTTGGGCCCCAAGGGTCGCAACGTCGTACTCGAGAAGAAGTGGGGAGCTCCCACGATCACCAACGATGGTGTTTCCATCGCCAAGGAGATCGAGCTCGAAGATCCCTACGAGAAGATCGGTGCCGAGCTCGTCAAGGAGGTCGCCAAGAAGACCGACGACGTCGCAGGCGACGGCACCACCACCGCTACCGTTCTCGCTCAGGCACTCGTCCGTGAAGGCCTGCGCAACGTCGCAGCCGGCGCGAACCCGCTCGGCCTCAAGCGCGGCATCGAGAAGGCTGTTGCAGCCGTCACCGAGTCGCTGCTCGCGTCCGCGAAGGAGATCGACACCAAGGAGCAGATCGCTGCTACCGCTGGCATCTCCGCAGGCGACCCGTCCATCGGCGAGCTCATCGCCGAGGCCATGGACAAGGTCGGCAAGGAAGGCGTCATCACGGTCGAGGAGTCCAACACCTTCGGCCTGCAGCTCGAGCTCACCGAGGGCATGCGCTTCGACAAGGGCTACATCTCGGCGTACTTCGCCACCGATGCAGAGCGTCAGGAAGCCGTCCTCGAAGACGCGTACATCCTGCTCGTCAGCTCCAAGATCAGCACCGTCAAGGACCTGCTGCCCCTGCTGGAGAAGGTCATCCAGTCCGGCAAGCCGCTCGTCATCATCGCCGAGGACGTCGAGGGCGAAGCTCTCTCCACCCTCGTGGTGAACAAGATCCGTGGCACCTTCAAGTCCGTGGCCGTCAAGGCTCCCGGATTCGGTGACCGCCGCAAGGCTCAGCTCGCCGACATCGCCATCCTCACGGGCGGCGAGGTCATCAGCGAAGAGGTCGGCCTCTCCCTGGAGACCGCCGGACTCGAGCTGCTCGGTCAGGCACGCAAGGTCGTCATCACCAAGGACGAGACCACCATCGTCGAGGGCTCGGGAGATTCCGACGCCATCGCCGGTCGCGTCAACCAGATCCGCGCCGAGATCGAGAACTCCGATTCCGACTACGACCGCGAGAAGCTGCAGGAGCGCCTGGCCAAGCTGGCCGGTGGCGTTGCAGTCATCAAGGCCGGAGCGGCAACCGAGGTCGAGCTCAAGGAGCGCAAGCACCGCATCGAAGATGCCGTGCGCAACGCCAAGGCAGCCGTCGAAGAAGGCATCGTCGCCGGTGGCGGCGTGGCACTGCTCCAGGCAGCGCCCGCACTCGACAACCTCAAGCTCGACGGTGACGAGGCAACCGGCGTGAACATCGTTCGCGTCGCGCTGTCCGCTCCGCTCAAGCAGATCGCATTCAACGCAGGCCTCGAGCCCGGCGTCGTTGCGGACAAGGTCTCCAACCTGCCCGCCGGTCACGGCCTCAACGCCGCGACCAACGAGTACGAGGACCTGCTCGCCGCAGGCATCAACGACCCGGTCAAGGTCACCCGCTCGGCACTGCAGAACGCAGCGTCCATCGCGGCTCTGTTCCTCACCACCGAGGCCGTCGTCGCCGACAAGCCCGAGAAGGCCGGAGCGCCCGCAGGCGATCCGACCGGTGGCATGGGCGGCATGGACTTCTGAGTCCAGCCCCTCGCTGAAAAAGCCCGACTCCGCTCTGCGGGGTCGGGCTTTTTCGCGTTCGAATCGGGTGCACTGGGCCGCGCCTGGCGCGGTCTGCTGCACCCGATTCTCGGTGCCAGCCGTCGAGTTTGTGGTTAGGGTCGGTCATGACTCGCATTCGCTCGATGGCTGCCGCCCTTGCCCTGACAGCGGCCCTCGCGGGTTGTTCCACTTCGGGAACCGCCACGCCCGCGTCCGCGCCGACGACCTCCGACACACCGGCCACGACCGAGCGCGCCGAGCCGACGAGTACAACTCCGCCCACCACGTCGAATGCCGCCGAGTCGTACGTCGTCGGCAGCACTCGGGTCACCGGATCCACGGAACATGCAACCTACGATGCCGCCATTCCGCAGCTCAGTGGTGGGGATCCCGCTGTGACGGCGGAGTTCAACGAGTCGATGCGGGCGGCCTTTCAGGACTTGATCGACGGCCACGACGGACAGGATTTCGCCCTCGGCGACGGCTACACGCCGAGCTCTACCTACGTCGGTAGGCGCGTGATCAGTTCCGAACAGATCACCGACTGGATCGCCGTGCCTGCCGGTGCCCATGGTGATTCGCTGATCTCGACCGTGACGATCGACGTCGACACCGCACAGCCGATCACCCTCGGTGACGCGTTCACCGATCTCGATGCCGGTCTGTCGAGGTTGTCCGAGCAAGCGGCGAAGATTCTTCCGACCACCCGGGCAGGCGAGAACTTCGAGCGCTCGGGCATCGAGCCGACGGTGGCCGACTTCGGCAACTGGACCGCATCACCGGAGGGGATGAACATTTACTTCGGTGATTACCAGGTGGGGGCCTATGGCATCGGCCTCATCACGATCACCGTCCCATGGACCGACCTGTCCGACGTTCTCGCGCCCGGCATGCAGGACGTGCTGAGCAGTTGACCCTCGGCGCATACCGCCACCGCAATGCGAGCATGGACCCATGATGATTCGCGCAGGAGTGTTGGATGTGGAGTTCGACCGCGTCGGCGATCCGTCCGGTCCCTCGGTGGTGCTGCTACACGGGTTTCCGTACGACCCACGCGGTTACGACGACGTCGCCAGGCTGCTCGCCGAATCCGGATACGACGTGGTGGTGCCGTATCTGCGGGGCTTCGGACCGACCCGGTTCGTCGACGCCGACACGATGCGATCCGGTGAGCAGGCCGCGATCGGCCACGACCTGCTTGAGTTGATTCTCGCGCTGGAACTGAACGAGCCCATCGTCGCCGGCTACGACTGGGGTGGGCGAGCGGCGTGCGTCGTCGCCGCGATGTGGCCGGAGTTGGTGTCGGGCCTGGTGAGCGTGTCCGGATACCTGGTCCAGGACATCGAAGCGGCAGTGTCGACGCCGGTGTTGCCGCACCTCGAGAAGCGGTACTGGTATCAGTACTACCTGCACTCCGAGCGGGGCCGCGCCGGGCTCGCGGCCCACCGCGCAGAGATCGCACAGACACTGTGGACGGATTGGTCGCCGACCTGGCGGTTCGGCGACTCCGAGTTCGCGGCCACCGCACCCTCGTTCGACAACCCCGACTTCGTGGACGTGTCCGTGCATTCCTACCGCCACCGCTACGGCATCGAGGCCGGGGACCCGGCCTATGCAGCAACGCAGGAATCGCTGACCGAGCAACCGAGGATCACGGTGCCCACGATCGTGATCGATCCGACCGAGGACACCGTTGCCTCGCTCTACGGCAGCCCGGACCACGCGGCGCACTTCACCGATCTGATCGACGTTCGGCAGATCGACTGCGGCCACAACCCGCCGCAGGAACTGCCGGGACAGTTCGCCGACGCGGTCGTGACGCTGGGCCAGGTGGTCCGGGATCGAGAACGAAGCTAGAACGATCTAGTCGACGGCGAGTTCGCCCAGTTCGTTCCAGTCGGTGCCGTCGACCTCTTGGCTGATGATCTTCGGCGTCTCCTGCAGGTACGGCGGGAGATCCTTCTGCGCCTGCTTGAAGTGATCCGAGTTCACGTGTGTCGCACCGGCATCGGGGTCCTTGAAGGCCTCCACCAGGACGTACTCGGTCGGGTCGTCGAGGGTGCGTGACCAGAAGTACCAGAGGCACCCCTCCTCGGCCTGGCAGGCTTCGGTGAAGTCGCGCGAAATCTCGGGCCAGTTGTCGGCGTGCTCGGGCTTGACCTTGAACTTGGCGGTGATGAAGATCAACGTTGCTCCTCGTTGTTGGGGTTGTGGCGGTGGTTACTACCCGATTTCAGGGTACGAGAATCGCGCGGCCGCGAACCCGTCCGTTGTCGAGGTCGTCGATGGCACTCTGAAAGTCGTCCAGTGCGTAGGTCTGCGTATGCAGGTTCACGGCACCGCGCGCGGCGAGAGACATCAGATCGCACAGGTCGTTGTAGGACCCGACGAGGTTGCCGACGATGTTCTTCTCCGCCGACACCAGGTCGATGGTCGGCACGTCGACGTTCTCGCCGTAGCCGATCACGTGGTAGTCACCGGCCCGTCTGGTCATCGCCAAACCCTCTGCGGTGGAGCCATTTTCGCCGACGAAGTCGAGAACGACCTCGGCGCCGAATCCGCCCGTGAGCTCCATGACCTGGTCGATCTGGCTGCCGTCGGCGACCACCGCGTGATCGGCACCGAGAGTCAGGGCGAGCTTGACGGCATCGGCGTTGCGGTCGATGACGATGAGCTCCGCGGGCGACAGCGCCTCCAGCACCTGGATACCGATGTGGCCGAGGCCGCCTGCACCGATGACGACGCATTTATCGCGTGGAGTCAGCCGCCGGGCCGCTTTGGCGGCGGCGTGGTACGCCGTCAGGCCTGCATCGGCCAGCGCTGCCACCGCGGACGGTTCGAGCGAATCGTCGATCTTCACCACTGTCCTGGCGTTGGTCCGCAGATAGTCCGCGTACCCGCCGTTGGTGTCGATCCCGGGGAAATCACTGCTCTCGCAATGCACGTCGTCTCCGGACCGGCATGCCCGGCACAGTCCGCACGTGACCAACGGGTGCAGGATCACCTTGTCGCCCTCGCGGACGTTGGTGACGGCCGAACCGACCGCGTGCACCCATCCGGCGTTCTCGTGTCCGATCGTGTACGG
This genomic window contains:
- the groL gene encoding chaperonin GroEL (60 kDa chaperone family; promotes refolding of misfolded polypeptides especially under stressful conditions; forms two stacked rings of heptamers to form a barrel-shaped 14mer; ends can be capped by GroES; misfolded proteins enter the barrel where they are refolded when GroES binds), whose amino-acid sequence is MAKIIAFDEEARRGLERGLNALADAVKVTLGPKGRNVVLEKKWGAPTITNDGVSIAKEIELEDPYEKIGAELVKEVAKKTDDVAGDGTTTATVLAQALVREGLRNVAAGANPLGLKRGIEKAVAAVTESLLASAKEIDTKEQIAATAGISAGDPSIGELIAEAMDKVGKEGVITVEESNTFGLQLELTEGMRFDKGYISAYFATDAERQEAVLEDAYILLVSSKISTVKDLLPLLEKVIQSGKPLVIIAEDVEGEALSTLVVNKIRGTFKSVAVKAPGFGDRRKAQLADIAILTGGEVISEEVGLSLETAGLELLGQARKVVITKDETTIVEGSGDSDAIAGRVNQIRAEIENSDSDYDREKLQERLAKLAGGVAVIKAGAATEVELKERKHRIEDAVRNAKAAVEEGIVAGGGVALLQAAPALDNLKLDGDEATGVNIVRVALSAPLKQIAFNAGLEPGVVADKVSNLPAGHGLNAATNEYEDLLAAGINDPVKVTRSALQNAASIAALFLTTEAVVADKPEKAGAPAGDPTGGMGGMDF
- a CDS encoding amino acid permease, with the protein product MSDTVDTSYDNSAMDHEEEGYHKGLKPRQLQMIAIGGAIGTGLFLGAGGRLASAGPGLFLAYALCGIFVFFILRALGELVLHRPSSGSFVSYAREFFGEKAAFVAGWMYFLNWAMTAIVDVTAIATYMHYWGSFEVIPQWVIALIALVIVMSINLVSVRWFGEMEFWAAMIKVVALVTFLIVGIVFLAGRIPVGTEVPGINLITDNGGLFPSGAWPLVIVISGVVFAYAAVELVGTAAGETENPEKIMPRAINSVIARIALFYVGSLVLLAVLMPYTAYQAGTSPFVTFFSSIGLGGAGTIMNIVVLTAALSSLNAGLYSTGRILRSMAMNGSAPEFTKKMTKGGVPFGGILLTCFITLFGVALNAIAPGEAFEIVLNMSALGIIASWATIVLCQIQLFRWSKKGILERPKFRLFGAPYTSYATLVFLFGVLVLMAFDAPIGSWTIATLVVIIPALIGGWFLVRTKVLAVAEERLGYTGQYPVVANRPVDPEE
- a CDS encoding NAD(P)-dependent alcohol dehydrogenase, encoding MRAVQVVGYHKNLEMTEVPIPVVRGPLDVIVKIGGAGVCRTDLHILEGQWAEKSGVTLPYTIGHENAGWVHAVGSAVTNVREGDKVILHPLVTCGLCRACRSGDDVHCESSDFPGIDTNGGYADYLRTNARTVVKIDDSLEPSAVAALADAGLTAYHAAAKAARRLTPRDKCVVIGAGGLGHIGIQVLEALSPAELIVIDRNADAVKLALTLGADHAVVADGSQIDQVMELTGGFGAEVVLDFVGENGSTAEGLAMTRRAGDYHVIGYGENVDVPTIDLVSAEKNIVGNLVGSYNDLCDLMSLAARGAVNLHTQTYALDDFQSAIDDLDNGRVRGRAILVP
- a CDS encoding serine/threonine-protein kinase, giving the protein MTMRLQPGSEFAGFRVQRRLGVGGMSEVYLVLGRGHDRLEALKILDRDASRSPRLRNKFRMEAAVAAQLVHPNIVSVHEHGEFEHQLWMSMHYVDGYSAARLVARGQIALDVSRAARIVAEVAKGLDYAHSQGVVHRDVKPANILVSTERIDGYEQVMLSDWGIARLLGDATPLAAGGTVMASIPYAAPELLRGGVLSAQTDVYGLGATLVELTTGRTPYPLATPLAITAAHLTAEPPSVTRRRRSLPRGLDAVVARALAKDPADRFRTCAELSDAVAAAVKAGVPEPPPRRSPFSRSRWLKFS
- a CDS encoding putative quinol monooxygenase, producing the protein MIFITAKFKVKPEHADNWPEISRDFTEACQAEEGCLWYFWSRTLDDPTEYVLVEAFKDPDAGATHVNSDHFKQAQKDLPPYLQETPKIISQEVDGTDWNELGELAVD
- a CDS encoding alpha/beta fold hydrolase, which codes for MMIRAGVLDVEFDRVGDPSGPSVVLLHGFPYDPRGYDDVARLLAESGYDVVVPYLRGFGPTRFVDADTMRSGEQAAIGHDLLELILALELNEPIVAGYDWGGRAACVVAAMWPELVSGLVSVSGYLVQDIEAAVSTPVLPHLEKRYWYQYYLHSERGRAGLAAHRAEIAQTLWTDWSPTWRFGDSEFAATAPSFDNPDFVDVSVHSYRHRYGIEAGDPAYAATQESLTEQPRITVPTIVIDPTEDTVASLYGSPDHAAHFTDLIDVRQIDCGHNPPQELPGQFADAVVTLGQVVRDRERS
- a CDS encoding RsiV family protein, coding for MTRIRSMAAALALTAALAGCSTSGTATPASAPTTSDTPATTERAEPTSTTPPTTSNAAESYVVGSTRVTGSTEHATYDAAIPQLSGGDPAVTAEFNESMRAAFQDLIDGHDGQDFALGDGYTPSSTYVGRRVISSEQITDWIAVPAGAHGDSLISTVTIDVDTAQPITLGDAFTDLDAGLSRLSEQAAKILPTTRAGENFERSGIEPTVADFGNWTASPEGMNIYFGDYQVGAYGIGLITITVPWTDLSDVLAPGMQDVLSS